Genomic DNA from Lutibacter sp. A80:
TTATTAACACATGATAAAGATAAAAACGTGTTAATGTTAATGGATATTGATAAGGTTATTGAAACTAATTTTATTGTTTTAAAACCACAAATGACTTTAGGTGAAATTGTAAATAATGCTGTTGCAAAATCTTCTAGAAATCACTTTCCTGTTGTAAGTAGTGAAAATGAATTTTTAGGAGTTATAACGCTTGATGATATTAGGAGTATTATGTTCAATACAAAATTATACGGTAAAGAACGTGTTTTAGACCTAATGCATAGTGTACCCGATATTATTAATTATGAAACCGATTCTATGGAAGTAATAATGAATAAATTTAAAACAACAGTTGCTTGGAACTTGCCCGTAATTAAAAATGGAAAATATTATGGTTTTATTTCAAAATCTAGACTTTTAACTGCCTATAGAAGAAAACTAATAAATGTAACTACTTAAGTAACCTAAAAAGGTTTAATTTTTCTTTATTTGATAATAAATAGCTGTTTAATTACCATTAAAAAATATCCTTTTAAAAAAAGCAAAAATCTAAAATGTTAAGTACTATTTTTTGTATTTTTGCAATTCTTTTTTTTAAATATACTCGTAATGTCAGAAGGATTTAAAAAAGTTCTTAAAAAATTTTTAATTTGGAGATTTCAACATATTTCTGATAAACAGTTTATAAACATTTCAAGTGCTGTAATTGGCTTATTAGCTGGTGTTTCTGCTGTAGTTTTAAAAAATTCTACTCACTTTATTCAAGAGAGATTAGAAGATGGAATTATTAAAGATATTCATCACGCGTTCTATTTTATTTTTCCGCTTATTGGATTAATAGTTGTTTATATTATTAAAAAATACTTTATCAGAAAGAAATTAGGGCATGGTATCCCTGTAATTCTTTTTTCAATTTCAAAATTAAAAGGTGTTATACCGCGTTATCAAATGTGGGCATCTTTAATAACTGCACCTTTTACAGTTGGTTTTGGTGGTTCTGCAGGTTTAGAAGGTCCAATTGTTGCTACAGGAGCTGCAATGGGTTCAAATTTTGCACGTTTAATGCACTTAAATCAATCTACTAAAACACTTTTAATTGGTGCTGCAGTGGCTGGTGTGTTTTCTTCAATTTTTCAAGCTCCAATTGCTGCCATTGTTTTTACTGTAGAAGTATTTAGTTTAGAGTTAACAATGGTTTCCATGATTCCAATTTTATTAGCTTCAATTACAGCAGTTTTAACTTCATATTTCTTTTTTGGAGATGATATATTACTTCATTTTGAAGTAATTGATAAGTTTCAATTAGAAGATGTTATTTTTTATGTGCTTCTTGGTGTTTTTTCTGCAATGGCATCTATATATTTTAGTAAAATTTATTTTAGAATTGGTGGCTTTTTTAGGGATTTTAAAGGTTTTCATAAAAGACTCTTGTTTGGAGGAACCTTATTAGGTGTTATGGTATATTTGGTGCCACCATTATTTGGTGAAGGTTATTCTACTATTAATAATATTTTAAGAGGAGATATTTATAAGGTAGTTTCTAATAATATTTTTCATATTCAAGCTGATAATGTATTAATTATTATTTTATTTTTATTGGGCTTAATCTTATTTAAAGTAGTTGCTACATCTCTAACTTTTGGAGCTGGTGGTGTTGGTGGTGTTTTTGCTCCTACACTTTTTACAGGAAGCGTTACCGGGTATGTTTTTGCCTTAATAATTAACAATAGTAATATTTTTAGTCATCAATTATCTTCTGCAAATTTTGCAATGGTTGGTATGGCAGGTTTAATGGCGGGTATATTACAAGCTCCTTTAACGGCTATTTTTTTAATAGCCGAAATTACAGGAGGTTATCAACTTTTTGTTCCTTTAATGATTGTTTCTGCAATTAGTTATTTAATTACAAAACAGTATATTCCACATAATATTTACAGTGCAGAATTAGCCAAAAAAGGTCAGTTGATTACGCATGATAAAGATAAAAAAGTGCTGTTACTTATGGATGTTGATAAGGTAATTGAAACTAATTTTATTATCATTCATCCTAATATGAATTTAGGAGATATTGTTAATAAAGCTGTAATTAAATCAACTAGAAATCATTTTCCCGTTGTAAATGATGCTAACGAATTTTTGGGTATTTTAATGTTAGATGACATAAGAAGTATTATGTTTGAACAAAAGTTATATACAAAACTAAAAGCCAAAAATTTAATGCAAATGGCACCTGCAATTATTAATTATGACAAAGATTCTATGGAAGTAATTATGGATAAATTTAAAGATACCGTTGCTTGGAATTTACCTGTTTTAAAAGACGGGAAATATTATGGGTTTATATCTAAATCTAGGTTATTAACAGCTTATCGAAGAAAATTAATTAATGTAACTGCTTAATTATGAAACAGATTTTAATTATTATATTATTAGTTATTTTAGGAACCTTAGTATATGGTTTTTACATTAAAAATGAAGGTGATGCCAATGGAGAAATAATAATAGGTATTAGCGTTTTGGTAATTGCATTTGTTTTTATGCCATTGTTTATTTATTACCGTTATAAAAATAAAAACATTAAAGATTTTACTTTTGATAAATACAAAAAAGATTTAGAAGAGCATATTAAAAAAGAGGATAAAGATTTATAACCTCTTAATTTAAATTTCGTTTTTCTATAAAAAATCTGGTTAATAATTTGGCACAGTCTTCTTTTAAAACACCACCAACAACCTTAGTTTTTGGATGTAATGTTGTATTTAGTTTTAAAAATCCCCTTTTTTCTTCTGAAGCACCATATACAATTTTACCAATTTGTGTCCAATAACTTGCTCCAGCACACATTTGGCAAGGTTCTAAAGTAACGTAAAGTGTGCATTCTTTTAAATATTTTCCACCTAAAAAATCTGCAGCTGCTGTAAAAGCTTGCATTTCTGCATGTGCTGTAACATCATTTAAAGTCTCAGTTAAATTATGGGCACGTGCAATTATTTGATTGTTCATAACAATTACTGCACCAACAGGAATTTCATTTTTATCAAAGGCAAGCTGCGCTTCTTGTAAAGCGCGCTTCATAAAATAGCTGTCATCAAAAGGATTTATCATATTTCAAAAGTAATTTTTTTTATTTCAAACAACAATTTAAATAGTGTAGTTTTGTACTAATGAATTTAAGTTTATTAGCACATATTAATAATCCAAAAGATTTACGAAAGTTGTCTAAAGAACAGCTGCCGCAAGTTGCAAAAGAATTGCGCGATTTTATTATTGATATTGTGTCAACTAAGGAAGGGCATTTAGGTGCCAGTTTAGGTGTTGTTGAGCTTACAATTGCATTACATTATGTGTTCGATACACCAAATGATTTGCTTATTTGGGATGTTGGTCACCAAGCATACGGACATAAAATTTTAACAGAACGAAGAGCTATTTTTGATACTAATAGGCAGTTTGGAGGTATTTCTGGATTTCCAAAAAGGAGTGAAAGTAAGTATGATGCTTTTGGAACAGGACATTCTTCAACTTCTATTTCTGCGGCATTAGGAATGGCAATTGCTTCTAAATTAAAAGGAGATTTTAACAAACAGCATATTGCAATAATTGGAGATGCGTCTATTGCTAGTGGAATGGCATTTGAAGGCTTAAACCATGCAGGTGTAACCGATGCAAATTTATTAATAATTTTAAATGACAATACTATGGGAATTGACCCTAGTGTTGGAGCATTAAAAAATTATTTTACCAATGTAAAAGCAGGTAAAAAAGTTAGAAAAAACAATATAATTGAAGCTTTAAATTTCAACTATTCTGGTCCAATTGATGGTCATAATATAGAAGCTGTAATTTTAGAATTAGAACGCTTAAAATCAATTAAAGGTCCTAAATTTTTACATATAATTACTACCAAAGGAAAAGGTTTACAAAAAGCAGAACAAGATCAAGTTAGATATCATGCTCCTGGGAAATTTAATAAATTTACAGGCGAATTAATTCCGGGTACTAATAAAATAGTACCTCCCAAATTTCAAGATGTTTTTGGTGAAACTATTGTAGAATTAGCAAAAGAGAATAAAAATATTGTTGGTATTACGCCAGCGATGCCAACGGGATCTTCATTAAAATTAATGATTGACCAGTTACCAGAAAGAGCTTTTGATGTTGGTATAGCAGAACAGCACGCTGTTACTTTAGCTGCTGGAATGGCCACGCAAGGTTTAATTCCGTTTTGTACAATTTACTCTACATTTTTACAACGTGCATACGATCAAATAATACATGATGTAGCTTTGCAAAATTTACCTGTTATTTTTTGTATAGATAGAGCCGGACTTGTTGGTGAAGATGGAGCAACACATCACGGTGTTTTTGATATTGCTTATTTACGTTGTATTCCAAATTTAAAGGTATTTGTTCCATTAAATGAGGTGGAATTACGCAATATGCTTTATACGGCACAATTAGGAATAAATTCCCCACTTACAATTAGATATCCGAGAGGAAGAGGTACTTTAATAGATTGGAAACAACCTTTTTCAAAAATAGAAATAGGAAAAGGAGTTTGTATTACAGAAGGTGATGAAATAGCTGTTTTAACAATTGGAACAATTGGAAATAGTATTATTGAGATTCAACAAGA
This window encodes:
- a CDS encoding chloride channel protein, whose translation is MSEGFKKVLKKFLIWRFQHISDKQFINISSAVIGLLAGVSAVVLKNSTHFIQERLEDGIIKDIHHAFYFIFPLIGLIVVYIIKKYFIRKKLGHGIPVILFSISKLKGVIPRYQMWASLITAPFTVGFGGSAGLEGPIVATGAAMGSNFARLMHLNQSTKTLLIGAAVAGVFSSIFQAPIAAIVFTVEVFSLELTMVSMIPILLASITAVLTSYFFFGDDILLHFEVIDKFQLEDVIFYVLLGVFSAMASIYFSKIYFRIGGFFRDFKGFHKRLLFGGTLLGVMVYLVPPLFGEGYSTINNILRGDIYKVVSNNIFHIQADNVLIIILFLLGLILFKVVATSLTFGAGGVGGVFAPTLFTGSVTGYVFALIINNSNIFSHQLSSANFAMVGMAGLMAGILQAPLTAIFLIAEITGGYQLFVPLMIVSAISYLITKQYIPHNIYSAELAKKGQLITHDKDKKVLLLMDVDKVIETNFIIIHPNMNLGDIVNKAVIKSTRNHFPVVNDANEFLGILMLDDIRSIMFEQKLYTKLKAKNLMQMAPAIINYDKDSMEVIMDKFKDTVAWNLPVLKDGKYYGFISKSRLLTAYRRKLINVTA
- a CDS encoding nucleoside deaminase: MINPFDDSYFMKRALQEAQLAFDKNEIPVGAVIVMNNQIIARAHNLTETLNDVTAHAEMQAFTAAADFLGGKYLKECTLYVTLEPCQMCAGASYWTQIGKIVYGASEEKRGFLKLNTTLHPKTKVVGGVLKEDCAKLLTRFFIEKRNLN
- the dxs gene encoding 1-deoxy-D-xylulose-5-phosphate synthase, with protein sequence MNLSLLAHINNPKDLRKLSKEQLPQVAKELRDFIIDIVSTKEGHLGASLGVVELTIALHYVFDTPNDLLIWDVGHQAYGHKILTERRAIFDTNRQFGGISGFPKRSESKYDAFGTGHSSTSISAALGMAIASKLKGDFNKQHIAIIGDASIASGMAFEGLNHAGVTDANLLIILNDNTMGIDPSVGALKNYFTNVKAGKKVRKNNIIEALNFNYSGPIDGHNIEAVILELERLKSIKGPKFLHIITTKGKGLQKAEQDQVRYHAPGKFNKFTGELIPGTNKIVPPKFQDVFGETIVELAKENKNIVGITPAMPTGSSLKLMIDQLPERAFDVGIAEQHAVTLAAGMATQGLIPFCTIYSTFLQRAYDQIIHDVALQNLPVIFCIDRAGLVGEDGATHHGVFDIAYLRCIPNLKVFVPLNEVELRNMLYTAQLGINSPLTIRYPRGRGTLIDWKQPFSKIEIGKGVCITEGDEIAVLTIGTIGNSIIEIQQELPKNKIAHYNMRFVKPLDVDLLHTIFKKFKTIVTIEDGTVVGGFGSAILEFASKNNYTETTVKTLGIPDVFIEHGNTEMLFKAVNLSKEQLKQFLLKL